Proteins co-encoded in one Prunus persica cultivar Lovell chromosome G6, Prunus_persica_NCBIv2, whole genome shotgun sequence genomic window:
- the LOC18774397 gene encoding putative pentatricopeptide repeat-containing protein At3g08820: MTVLPNRASPVLSKALETKQCLLQGFNSFKHLKHAHARLLRLGLDQDNYLLNMVLRSGFDFGHASYSRLVFDQTTQPNIFLWNTMIRGLVSDDCFDDAIEFFISMRTEGILPNSFTFPFVLKACARRSDFPLGLNIHTLVVKTGFNFDVYVKTSLLCLYAKCGYLEHAHKVFDDIPDKNVVSWTAIICGYIGAGQYREAIDTFRRLLEMGLRPDSFSLVRVLSACGKLGDLSSGEWIDRYITEIGMGKNVFVATSLVDLYAKCGQMEKARGIFDGMLEKDIVSWSSMIQGYASNGLPKEAIDLFFQMQKENLKPDCYAMVGVLSACARLGALELGEWAGSLMDKHEFFVNPVLGTALIDMYAKCGCMIQAWEVFKGMKKRDHVVWNAAMSGLAMNGHVKTVFGLFGQVEKNGIRPDGNTFMGLLCGCSHAGLVDEGRRYFNNMTSVFSLAHTIEHYGCMVDLLSRAGLLDEAYNLIKTMPMKANSVVWGALLGGCRLHRQTQLAELVLKQLIELEPWNSAHYVLLSNIYSASHKWDEAADTRSRMNEQGMKKIPGCSWIEVNGVVQEFLVGDKSHALSEKIYAKLDELAKELKAAGYVPTTDFVLFDIEEEEKEHFLGCHSEKLAIAFGLISTAPKDTIRVVKNLRVCGDCHEAIKLISKITERQIIIRDNNRFHCFIDGSCSCKDYW; the protein is encoded by the coding sequence ATGACAGTCTTGCCCAACAGAGCCTCCCCTGTACTTTCCAAAGCTTTGGAGACCAAGCAATGCCTTCTTCAAGGTTTCAACTCCTTCAAGCACCTCAAGCATGCCCACGCTCGGCTTCTCCGCCTTGGCCTAGACCAAGACAACTATCTTCTCAACATGGTCTTGCGCTCCGGCTTCGATTTTGGGCACGCCAGCTACTCTCGCCTCGTCTTCGACCAAACTACGCAACCCAATATATTTCTTTGGAATACCATGATTCGTGGCCTGGTTTCCGACGATTGCTTCGACGATGCTATCGAATTCTTTATTTCTATGCGAACAGAGGGGATCTTGCCCAATAGCTTCACCttcccttttgttttgaaagCTTGTGCTAGGCGTTCGGATTTTCCATTGGGTTTGAACATTCATACCCTTGTGGTGAAAACGGGGTTCAATTTTGATGTTTATGTTAAAACTAGTTTGCTGTGCTTGTATGCTAAGTGCGGCTATTTGGAACATGCCCATAAGGTTTTCGATGATATTCCCGACAAGAATGTGGTTTCTTGGACTGCCATCATTTGTGGGTACATTGGAGCTGGTCAATATAGAGAAGCTATTGATACGTTTCGCAGGTTGCTGGAGATGGGTTTGAGGCCTGATAGTTTTAGCCTTGTTCGGGTTTTATCTGCGTGCGGCAAGTTAGGGGATTTAAGCAGTGGGGAGTGGATAGATAGATACATAACTGAGATTGGCATGGGAAAGAATGTGTTTGTGGCCACCTCCTTAGTTGATTTGTATGCCAAGTGTGGACAGATGGAAAAGGCGCGGGGTATCTTCGatggaatgcttgagaaggATATAGTATCTTGGAGTAGTATGATTCAGGGATATGCATCAAATGGACTTCCAAAAGAAGCCATAGACCTCTTCTTTCAAATGCAGAAGGAAAATTTGAAACCTGATTGTTATGCCATGGTTGGGGTGCTTTCTGCTTGTGCAAGATTAGGAGCCCTGGAACTAGGGGAGTGGGCTGGCAGTTTGATGGATaaacatgaattttttgtgaaCCCTGTTCTTGGTACAGCTCTGATTGACATGTATGCCAAATGTGGGTGCATGATTCAAGCTTGGGAAGTCTTTAAAGGGATGAAAAAAAGAGACCATGTGGTTTGGAATGCTGCAATGTCTGGCCTTGCCATGAATGGACATGTCAAAACTGTGTTTGGACTCTTCGGACAagttgagaaaaatggaatTCGACCTGATGGGAACACATTCATGGGGTTGCTTTGTGGGTGTTCTCATGCTGGTCTCGTTGACGAGGGTCGTAGGTATTTCAATAACATGACTAGTGTCTTTTCTTTGGCTCATACAATTGAGCATTATGGATGCATGGTGGATCTTCTTAGTCGTGCTGGCTTGTTGGATGAAGCTTATAACCTAATCAAAACTATGCCGATGAAGGCTAATTCAGTCGTTTGGGGAGCGTTGTTGGGTGGATGCAGGCTACATCGGCAAACCCAATTGGCTGAACTCGTACTGAAACAACTCATTGAGCTAGAACCATGGAACTCAGCACACTATGTTCTCCTGTCAAATATTTACTCTGCAAGCCATAAATGGGATGAGGCAGCAGACACTAGGTCAAGAATGAATGAGCAAGGGATGAAGAAAATCCCCGGTTGTAGTTGGATCGAAGTAAATGGGGTTGTTCAAGAATTCCTTGTCGGAGACAAGTCCCATGCATTGTCAGAGAAGATATACGCAAAGCTCGACGAGTTGGCTAAGGAATTGAAAGCAGCAGGTTATGTTCCAACCACAGACTTTGTGTTGTTTGACAtagaagaggaggagaaggagcaCTTCCTTGGTTGTCACAGTGAGAAGCTGGCCATTGCATTTGGTCTCATAAGCACTGCTCCTAAAGATACAATTCGAGTTGTGAAGAACCTTCGTGTATGCGGTGATTGCCATGAGGCCATCAAGCTCATCTCAAAGATTACAGAGAGACAGATCATTATCCGGGATAACAACCGATTTCATTGTTTCATTGATGGTTCTTGTTCATGTAAAGATTATTGGTGA
- the LOC18774276 gene encoding uncharacterized protein LOC18774276, with product METESSSKKETNHRLPLSEVVSDCIKRWFKDTLKEAKAGDINMQVLVGQMYYNGYGVPRDAHMGRIWITRASRTRSSVWKVSDKQPGYNASDSDSDELKGDS from the exons ATGGAGACTGAGAGCAGCTCAAAGAAGGAGACCAACCACCGTCTGCCGCTATCGGAGGTCGTATCGGATTGCATAAAGCGGTGGTTCAAAGACACGCTTAAAGAGGCCAAAGCCGGCGATATTAACATGCAGGTCTTGGTGGGTCAGATGTATTACAACGGTTATGGAGTTCCCAGAGATGCCCATATG GGAAGAATATGGATTACAAGAGCGTCAAGGACGCGATCTTCAGTTTGGAAAGTCAGTGATAAGCAGCCAG GTTATAATGCAAGTGATTCAGATTCAGATGAATTGAAGGGTGATTCTTAG